In Paracoccus sp. TOH, a single window of DNA contains:
- a CDS encoding adenine phosphoribosyltransferase has translation MENRPEKRRRDDRTVRDYIRTIVDFPHEGILFRDVTTLFADARGFRMAVDQLLAAYAGEDIDKVVGLEARGFFLGGAVAHQLSVGFVPIRKKGKLPGAVISQAYALEYGEAVMEMHDDALKPGERVLIVDDLLATGGTAAAGISLCRRLGAEVVGCAFVIELPELGGRTLLEGLGHEVHALTSFEGA, from the coding sequence ATGGAAAACCGGCCGGAAAAGCGCCGCCGCGACGACCGCACGGTGCGCGACTACATCCGCACCATCGTGGATTTCCCGCATGAGGGCATCCTGTTTCGCGACGTGACCACGCTGTTTGCCGATGCGCGCGGCTTTCGCATGGCGGTGGACCAGCTGCTGGCCGCCTATGCCGGCGAGGATATCGACAAGGTGGTGGGGCTGGAGGCGCGCGGCTTCTTCCTGGGCGGCGCGGTGGCGCACCAGCTGTCGGTGGGCTTCGTGCCGATCCGCAAGAAGGGCAAGCTGCCCGGCGCCGTGATCAGCCAGGCCTATGCGCTGGAATATGGCGAGGCGGTGATGGAGATGCATGACGACGCCCTGAAGCCTGGCGAGCGGGTGCTGATCGTCGACGACCTGCTGGCCACCGGCGGCACCGCGGCGGCCGGGATCTCGCTGTGCCGGCGGCTGGGGGCCGAAGTGGTGGGCTGCGCCTTCGTGATCGAGCTGCCCGAGCTGGGCGGCCGCACGCTGCTGGAGGGGCTGGGCCACGAGGTCCATGCCCTGACCAGTTTCGAAGGCGCCTGA
- a CDS encoding VOC family protein, with translation MKIDYLEFSSPDLPATQDFFSRAFGWSFNDYGPEYQELADAGVAGGIASGALAPPLVILKADDLEAALARVTAAGAVITRPIFAFPGGRRFQFREPGGTEMAVWSPA, from the coding sequence ATGAAGATCGACTATCTCGAATTTTCCTCGCCCGATCTGCCGGCCACGCAGGACTTCTTCAGCCGCGCCTTCGGCTGGAGCTTCAACGATTACGGCCCCGAATATCAAGAACTCGCCGATGCCGGCGTGGCGGGCGGCATCGCTTCCGGCGCGCTGGCCCCGCCCTTGGTGATCCTCAAGGCCGACGATCTCGAGGCCGCGCTGGCCCGGGTGACCGCGGCCGGGGCGGTGATCACCCGGCCGATCTTCGCCTTTCCCGGCGGCCGGCGCTTCCAGTTCCGCGAGCCGGGCGGCACCGAGATGGCGGTCTGGTCCCCGGCCTAA
- a CDS encoding flavin reductase family protein, with translation MFYRPQDGHGLPHNPLNAIVAPRPIGWISTRGRQGDNLAPYSFFNLTAYVPPQVMFASTSAKPDRQGTKDSVAQIAQSRVFCVNIADGPLKDQVNASSAAFPAGVDEFEAAGIASAECESIDCPRVAGAAAALECRATRILRLAGEANFMVLGVVTGIHLREDCLKDGRFDLRATGWLSRMGYKDYTITTQTFEMERP, from the coding sequence ATGTTCTACCGACCCCAGGACGGCCACGGGCTGCCGCACAACCCGCTGAACGCCATCGTGGCGCCGCGGCCCATCGGCTGGATCTCGACCCGCGGCCGGCAGGGCGACAACCTGGCGCCCTATTCCTTCTTCAACCTGACGGCCTATGTGCCGCCGCAGGTGATGTTCGCCTCGACCTCGGCCAAGCCGGACCGGCAGGGCACCAAGGACAGCGTGGCGCAGATCGCGCAGTCGCGGGTGTTCTGCGTCAACATCGCCGACGGGCCGCTGAAGGATCAGGTCAATGCCAGCTCGGCCGCTTTTCCCGCCGGGGTGGACGAATTCGAAGCCGCCGGCATCGCGTCCGCGGAATGCGAAAGCATCGACTGCCCGCGCGTCGCCGGGGCCGCCGCGGCGCTGGAATGCCGCGCCACCCGCATCCTGCGGCTGGCGGGCGAGGCGAATTTCATGGTGCTGGGCGTCGTCACCGGCATCCATCTGCGCGAGGATTGCCTGAAGGACGGCCGCTTCGACCTGCGCGCCACCGGCTGGCTGTCGCGCATGGGCTACAAGGATTACACCATCACCACCCAGACCTTCGAGATGGAGCGCCCCTGA
- the ispH gene encoding 4-hydroxy-3-methylbut-2-enyl diphosphate reductase, with the protein MDKKPPLTLYLAAPRGFCAGVDRAIKIVEMALQKWGAPVYVRHEIVHNKFVVDSLRDKGAVFVEELDECPDDRPVIFSAHGVPKAVPAEARRREMVFVDATCPLVSKVHVEAERHHAEGLQMVMIGHAGHPEVLGTMGQLPEGEVLLVETVEDVAKIAPRDPSRLAFITQTTLSVDDTAAIVAALQARFPGIIGPAKEDICYATTNRQASVKAIAGRIDALLVIGAPNSSNSRRLVEVGSAAGCAYSQLVMRADQIDWRAIAGARAVGVTAGASAPEVLVDEVVAAFRARYDLTVEMVETARENVEFKVPRVLREA; encoded by the coding sequence ATGGACAAGAAACCGCCCCTGACCCTTTACCTGGCCGCGCCGCGCGGCTTCTGCGCCGGCGTGGACCGCGCCATCAAGATCGTCGAGATGGCGCTGCAGAAATGGGGCGCCCCGGTCTATGTCCGCCACGAGATCGTGCATAACAAGTTCGTCGTGGACTCCTTGCGCGACAAGGGCGCGGTTTTCGTCGAGGAGCTGGACGAGTGCCCGGACGACCGGCCGGTGATCTTCTCGGCCCATGGCGTGCCCAAGGCGGTGCCGGCCGAGGCGCGCCGGCGCGAGATGGTCTTCGTCGACGCCACCTGCCCGCTGGTCAGCAAGGTGCATGTCGAGGCCGAGCGCCATCACGCCGAGGGGCTGCAGATGGTGATGATCGGTCATGCCGGCCACCCGGAGGTGCTGGGCACCATGGGGCAATTGCCCGAGGGCGAGGTGCTGCTGGTCGAGACGGTCGAGGACGTGGCGAAGATCGCGCCCCGCGATCCCTCGCGGCTGGCCTTCATCACCCAGACCACGCTGTCGGTCGACGACACCGCCGCCATCGTCGCGGCGCTGCAGGCCCGCTTTCCGGGCATCATCGGCCCGGCCAAGGAGGATATCTGCTATGCCACGACCAACCGGCAGGCCTCGGTCAAGGCGATTGCCGGGCGGATCGACGCGCTTCTGGTGATCGGGGCGCCGAACAGTTCGAACTCGCGCCGGCTGGTCGAGGTCGGCAGCGCCGCCGGCTGCGCCTATTCGCAGCTGGTGATGCGCGCCGACCAGATCGACTGGCGGGCCATTGCGGGCGCGCGGGCGGTGGGGGTGACCGCCGGCGCCTCGGCCCCCGAGGTGCTGGTCGACGAGGTGGTCGCGGCCTTTCGCGCGCGCTATGACCTGACCGTCGAGATGGTCGAGACGGCGCGCGAGAATGTCGAGTTCAAGGTGCCGCGGGTGCTGCGCGAAGCCTGA
- a CDS encoding group III truncated hemoglobin, with protein sequence MIPPRFDVTPEQIDRVVATFYAAIRRHEVLGPVFAAHVADWPEHEAKIARFWRNAILYERGYDGNPMQVHMRAGDVRAEHFAPWLMLFDETLRRTLPPETARAWSALAHRIGAGLRMGVEDLRERRPGPPVLR encoded by the coding sequence ATGATTCCGCCGCGCTTTGACGTCACCCCCGAACAGATCGACCGCGTCGTCGCCACCTTCTACGCGGCGATCCGCCGGCATGAGGTGCTGGGCCCGGTCTTTGCCGCCCATGTCGCCGACTGGCCCGAGCACGAGGCCAAGATCGCCCGGTTCTGGCGCAACGCCATCCTTTACGAGCGCGGCTACGACGGCAATCCGATGCAGGTGCACATGCGCGCCGGCGACGTGCGGGCCGAGCATTTCGCGCCCTGGCTCATGCTGTTCGACGAAACGCTGCGCCGCACCCTGCCGCCCGAAACGGCGCGGGCCTGGTCGGCGCTGGCGCATCGCATCGGCGCCGGGCTGCGCATGGGGGTCGAGGATCTGCGCGAGCGCCGCCCCGGCCCGCCGGTCTTGCGCTGA
- a CDS encoding AAA family ATPase: MTLPALSPDQAEAWDALAAVLEDSGIDLVSEETAPPKPGKGRVMAVIGKAGSGKTLLLAELTKALKAAGVDIVSGDYEGRKRKDRRTVAILAPTNKAAFVLRMRGVPATTIHRILYTPVYDPEYERIADWLTGVGERPSVEGLMEGLTEAALDRAKAFYDQHASIPGALAAAGLRGSDFIRGWKRREDGLDIGLVDEASMLDQRQFEDLREIFPVLILFGDPAQLAPVGQSGEMVFDRLAAPQRLTLSRIHRQEGDSPILDLAHALADPALEFDAFERMIRDAAARDPRVIWAERVESDLMAQSPVLVWRNITRIKLIQAFRSAYGAPGDALLPGEPLICDGLELPLKHRKKRIDLEARGLIKGAQVVYLGPGRKPGFSRLHVVGAEEPRLSAASIVKIEIPDVEEPFIPFAARMGATFLHGAAVTIHKAQGSQWPDVQVFGPDISAAAWSGRSEAGIALWKRLAYVAITRAQERLHWVVKSRLARPSAPLGIAHLEAPAGVLELAAETETEA, from the coding sequence ATGACCCTGCCCGCCCTTTCCCCCGATCAGGCCGAAGCCTGGGACGCGCTTGCCGCCGTGCTGGAGGATTCCGGCATCGACCTGGTTTCGGAAGAGACCGCGCCGCCGAAACCCGGCAAGGGCCGGGTCATGGCGGTGATCGGCAAGGCCGGCTCGGGCAAGACCCTGCTGCTGGCGGAACTGACCAAGGCGCTGAAGGCGGCCGGGGTCGACATCGTCTCGGGCGATTACGAGGGGCGCAAGCGCAAGGACCGCCGCACCGTCGCCATCCTGGCCCCCACCAACAAGGCGGCCTTTGTGCTGCGCATGCGCGGCGTGCCGGCGACCACGATCCACCGCATCCTCTATACGCCGGTCTATGACCCGGAATACGAGCGCATCGCCGACTGGCTGACCGGCGTCGGCGAGCGCCCTTCCGTCGAGGGGCTGATGGAGGGGCTGACCGAGGCGGCGCTGGACAGGGCGAAAGCCTTTTACGATCAGCACGCCTCGATCCCCGGCGCGCTGGCCGCCGCCGGGTTGCGCGGCTCGGATTTCATCCGCGGCTGGAAGCGGCGCGAGGACGGGCTGGACATCGGGCTGGTCGACGAGGCCTCGATGCTGGACCAGCGCCAGTTCGAGGATCTGCGCGAGATCTTCCCGGTGCTGATCCTGTTCGGCGACCCGGCGCAGCTGGCCCCGGTCGGGCAGTCGGGCGAGATGGTCTTCGACCGGCTGGCCGCCCCGCAGCGGCTGACGCTGAGCCGCATCCACCGGCAGGAGGGCGACAGCCCGATCCTCGACCTTGCCCATGCGCTGGCCGATCCGGCGCTGGAATTCGATGCCTTCGAGCGCATGATCCGCGACGCCGCCGCCCGCGACCCGCGGGTGATCTGGGCCGAGCGGGTGGAATCCGACCTGATGGCGCAAAGCCCGGTGCTGGTCTGGCGCAACATCACCCGCATCAAGCTGATCCAGGCCTTCCGGTCCGCCTATGGCGCGCCGGGTGATGCGCTGCTGCCGGGCGAGCCGCTGATCTGCGACGGGCTGGAACTGCCCCTGAAGCACCGCAAGAAGCGCATCGACCTGGAGGCGCGCGGGCTGATCAAGGGCGCGCAGGTGGTCTATCTGGGCCCCGGCCGCAAGCCCGGCTTCTCGCGGCTGCATGTCGTGGGCGCCGAGGAGCCGCGGCTGTCCGCCGCCAGCATCGTCAAGATCGAGATTCCGGATGTCGAGGAGCCGTTCATCCCCTTTGCCGCGCGCATGGGTGCCACCTTCCTGCATGGTGCGGCGGTGACGATCCACAAGGCGCAGGGCAGCCAATGGCCCGACGTGCAGGTCTTCGGCCCCGATATCAGCGCCGCCGCCTGGTCGGGCCGCAGCGAAGCCGGCATCGCGCTGTGGAAGCGGCTGGCCTATGTCGCCATCACCCGCGCGCAGGAGCGGCTGCACTGGGTGGTGAAATCCCGCCTCGCCCGGCCCTCGGCGCCCTTGGGCATCGCGCATCTGGAAGCCCCCGCCGGCGTGCTGGAACTGGCGGCCGAGACCGAGACCGAAGCCTAG
- a CDS encoding N-acetyltransferase: protein MYELCPETPADTPEVEALLDLCFAPGRTALSSYRLRDGVAPVRPLCLMLRNEFGALMGAIRYWPVRVGGRPVLLLGPVAVHPTTQGEGLGGLLMRESLTRAAEMGWRRVMLVGDLPYYRRFGFWKLEGVEMPPPTNPDRVLGIELAPGAWQGVAGPVEREAGDSASGNEMRRDPPAGRGCTEIEPPDHSAG, encoded by the coding sequence ATGTACGAACTTTGCCCCGAAACCCCCGCCGACACGCCCGAGGTCGAGGCGCTTCTGGATCTGTGCTTCGCGCCGGGGCGCACGGCGCTGTCCTCCTATCGACTGCGCGACGGCGTGGCGCCGGTCCGGCCGCTCTGCCTGATGCTGCGCAACGAATTCGGCGCGTTGATGGGCGCCATCCGCTACTGGCCGGTGCGCGTGGGCGGCAGGCCGGTGCTGCTGCTCGGCCCGGTCGCCGTCCACCCGACGACGCAGGGCGAGGGGCTGGGCGGGCTGCTGATGCGCGAAAGCCTGACCCGCGCGGCCGAGATGGGCTGGCGCCGGGTGATGCTGGTCGGCGATCTGCCCTATTACCGGCGCTTCGGCTTCTGGAAGCTCGAAGGCGTCGAGATGCCGCCGCCGACCAACCCCGACCGCGTGCTGGGGATCGAACTGGCGCCGGGCGCCTGGCAGGGCGTCGCCGGCCCGGTCGAACGCGAGGCCGGCGACAGCGCCAGCGGGAACGAGATGCGCCGCGACCCGCCCGCAGGCCGCGGCTGCACCGAAATCGAACCGCCCGATCACTCGGCCGGGTAA
- the rnhA gene encoding ribonuclease HI, translated as MSALFAWTDGACSGNPGPGGWGVLMRAIEDDRVLKERELSGGESETTNNRMELMAAISALETLTRASEITVVTDSAYVKNGVTQWIHGWKKNGWRTADRKPVKNAELWQRLDAAQARHKVRWEWIKGHAGHPENERADELARAGMAPFKPAKVTG; from the coding sequence ATGAGCGCGCTGTTCGCCTGGACCGACGGCGCCTGCAGCGGCAATCCCGGCCCCGGCGGTTGGGGGGTGCTGATGCGTGCCATCGAGGACGACCGGGTGCTGAAGGAGCGCGAGCTGTCCGGCGGCGAATCCGAGACCACCAACAACCGCATGGAACTGATGGCGGCGATCTCGGCGCTGGAGACGCTGACGCGGGCCAGCGAAATCACCGTCGTCACCGACAGCGCCTATGTGAAGAACGGCGTCACCCAATGGATCCACGGCTGGAAGAAGAACGGCTGGCGCACCGCCGACCGCAAGCCGGTGAAGAATGCCGAGCTGTGGCAGCGCCTGGATGCCGCGCAGGCCCGGCACAAGGTGCGCTGGGAATGGATCAAGGGCCATGCCGGCCATCCCGAGAACGAGCGCGCCGATGAACTGGCGCGGGCGGGCATGGCGCCTTTCAAGCCGGCCAAGGTCACGGGGTGA
- a CDS encoding trimeric intracellular cation channel family protein, whose translation MSVAALIALLDHASVLVFALTGALVASRGQLDVVGFIFFATLTGIGGGTLRDLVLGRAPVFWVGRPELLLLTTGAAIAVIFNAHRLESRYRAILWLDAFALAVAVPAGVGVALEAGVSPVVTVLMGVMTGTFGGLMRDVVGNEVPLVLKQGELYVTAAFGGAVAALLLLGLGAGRGWALIGCAAMVLLLRAGSMSFGWRLPVYKARPPRN comes from the coding sequence GTGAGCGTCGCAGCGCTGATCGCGCTGCTGGATCATGCCAGCGTGCTGGTCTTTGCCCTGACCGGGGCGCTGGTGGCCAGCCGCGGGCAGCTCGATGTCGTGGGCTTCATCTTCTTCGCCACGCTGACCGGGATCGGCGGGGGCACCTTGCGCGACCTGGTGCTGGGCCGGGCGCCGGTCTTCTGGGTCGGGCGCCCCGAGCTGCTGTTGCTGACCACCGGCGCGGCGATCGCGGTGATCTTCAACGCGCATCGGCTGGAAAGCCGCTATCGCGCCATCCTGTGGCTGGATGCCTTCGCCCTGGCCGTGGCGGTGCCGGCGGGTGTCGGCGTGGCGCTGGAGGCCGGTGTGAGCCCGGTGGTTACCGTGCTGATGGGGGTGATGACCGGCACTTTCGGCGGGCTGATGCGCGATGTGGTCGGCAATGAGGTGCCCCTGGTGCTGAAACAGGGCGAGCTTTACGTCACCGCCGCCTTCGGCGGTGCGGTGGCGGCGCTGCTGCTGCTGGGTCTGGGTGCCGGGCGCGGCTGGGCGCTGATCGGCTGCGCGGCCATGGTGCTGCTGCTGCGCGCCGGCAGCATGAGCTTCGGCTGGCGGCTGCCGGTCTACAAGGCGCGGCCGCCGCGCAATTAG
- a CDS encoding glutathione S-transferase family protein, which yields MKLWSMPSSGNSYKVRLALALLGRDCEIVDVEESSAELAEAKAAGRLPFGKAPVLELDDGRRLPESNAILCWLGEGTRFVPADAFGRAAMLGWMFWEQNQHEGVIAVRAALQTYPARRHLATPERMADLLERGHALLQVMEDRLAGQDWLVGDAVSLADICLYGYTHTAGSRGGFDMARFPGIGRWLDRIAGLPGYRGLEA from the coding sequence ATGAAGCTCTGGTCGATGCCGTCATCCGGGAACAGTTACAAGGTGCGGCTGGCGCTGGCGCTCTTGGGTCGCGATTGCGAGATCGTCGATGTCGAGGAATCCTCGGCCGAGCTGGCGGAGGCCAAGGCGGCGGGGCGGCTGCCCTTCGGCAAGGCGCCGGTGCTGGAGCTGGACGACGGGCGGCGATTGCCGGAATCGAACGCGATCCTGTGCTGGCTGGGCGAGGGCACGCGCTTCGTGCCGGCCGATGCCTTCGGACGTGCCGCCATGCTGGGCTGGATGTTCTGGGAGCAGAACCAGCATGAGGGGGTGATCGCCGTGCGCGCGGCCTTGCAGACCTATCCGGCGCGCCGGCACCTGGCGACACCCGAGCGCATGGCGGATCTGCTGGAGCGCGGCCATGCGCTGTTGCAGGTCATGGAGGATCGGCTGGCCGGGCAGGACTGGCTGGTGGGCGATGCCGTGAGCCTCGCCGATATCTGCCTTTACGGCTATACCCATACCGCGGGCAGCCGCGGCGGCTTCGACATGGCGCGTTTCCCCGGCATCGGCCGCTGGCTCGACCGCATCGCCGGCCTGCCCGGCTACAGGGGGCTGGAGGCATGA
- a CDS encoding EcsC family protein, whose translation MTENTPIPLRQDVLPPITDPTVHVEIDRLARRYLEAGGVAMELLTAIGGKAEGLIERLPQSVRGRMDRITLAALNRAFDAASRSRGMLRDRGDLFNRLLSTTSGAVGGLAGIGGAALELPVTVTLLLRAIMDIASEHGFDPASDAARHEALHIFASAGPLSDDDGTDLGLLTARMTITGHTVQALIGRVAPRLSASLAQKLAAQTVPVLGAFAGATINYHFTRYYQELARVHFGLLRLSQETGIPREALAEALELRMVQLRPNTAARKLSRRR comes from the coding sequence ATGACCGAGAACACCCCCATACCTCTCCGGCAGGATGTGCTGCCCCCGATCACCGACCCCACCGTCCATGTCGAGATCGACCGGCTTGCCCGGCGCTATCTCGAAGCGGGCGGGGTGGCGATGGAACTGCTGACCGCGATCGGCGGCAAGGCCGAGGGGCTGATCGAGCGCCTGCCGCAATCGGTGCGCGGGCGCATGGACCGCATCACGCTGGCGGCGCTGAACCGCGCCTTCGACGCGGCCTCGCGGTCGCGCGGAATGCTGCGGGATCGCGGCGACCTGTTCAACCGCCTGCTTTCGACCACCTCGGGCGCGGTGGGCGGGCTGGCCGGGATCGGCGGGGCGGCGCTGGAACTGCCGGTGACGGTCACGCTGCTGCTGCGGGCGATCATGGACATCGCCTCGGAACACGGCTTCGACCCGGCTTCGGACGCGGCGCGGCACGAGGCGCTGCATATCTTCGCCTCGGCCGGGCCGCTTTCGGATGACGACGGCACGGATCTGGGCCTGCTGACGGCGCGGATGACCATCACCGGCCATACGGTGCAGGCGCTGATCGGCCGGGTGGCGCCGCGGCTGTCGGCCTCGCTGGCGCAGAAGCTGGCGGCGCAGACCGTGCCGGTGCTGGGCGCCTTCGCCGGGGCGACGATCAACTATCACTTCACCCGCTACTATCAGGAACTGGCGCGGGTGCATTTCGGCCTGCTGCGGCTGTCGCAGGAAACCGGCATCCCGCGCGAGGCGCTGGCCGAGGCGCTGGAACTGCGCATGGTGCAGCTGCGCCCCAACACCGCGGCGCGCAAATTGTCGCGCCGGCGCTAG
- a CDS encoding Ivy family c-type lysozyme inhibitor encodes MNIRRLIPALTLAAGLGLGQAALAQEDAGPTLADLGQDQALTAAFEKMAAGHEVPAWIREGMVTTPSQKVSFGGKDYLAMTGCKQHDCAANQVAMLYAPDSDKAYGVLSVHDGKGAELLTWLNIGGDAESIDGRTILYAALTGSLANHPEAFDYPAE; translated from the coding sequence ATGAATATCCGCCGCCTGATTCCCGCCCTTACCCTTGCCGCCGGGCTCGGCCTCGGCCAGGCCGCGCTGGCCCAGGAAGACGCCGGCCCGACGCTGGCCGATCTGGGCCAGGACCAGGCGCTGACCGCCGCCTTCGAGAAGATGGCCGCGGGGCACGAGGTTCCCGCCTGGATCCGCGAGGGCATGGTCACCACGCCCAGTCAGAAGGTCTCGTTCGGCGGCAAGGACTATCTGGCGATGACCGGCTGCAAGCAGCACGACTGCGCGGCGAACCAGGTCGCCATGCTCTATGCCCCCGACAGCGACAAGGCCTATGGGGTTCTTTCGGTCCATGACGGCAAGGGCGCCGAATTGCTGACCTGGCTCAATATCGGCGGCGATGCGGAATCGATCGACGGCCGGACCATCCTCTATGCCGCGCTGACGGGCAGCCTGGCGAACCACCCCGAAGCCTTCGATTACCCGGCCGAGTGA